The sequence CGCAGGTATTTTTCGGCGCGTTCGATGGCGATCTTGCGCGGGATGCCGTAGAAACCGGCCTCGTTCACACAGATGTCGAACGGCTTCTCGAACTGATTGAAGTTGATTTCCTGGGGCACCAGGCCGATCAGCTGCATGGCCTTGCCACGCTGCTTCTGCACCGACACGCCAAAAATCTCCGCGTCACCGCTGCTGGCGTTGACCAGCGAAGAGAGGATGCCGATCAGGGTGGACTTGCCGGCGCCATTGGGGCCGAGCAGGGCAAAAAAGTCGCCAGGCTGGACGGTCAGGTTGATGCCCTTGAGGGCTTCGACGCCGTTGCCGTAGGTCTTGCGCAGGTCTTTGACGACCAGGGCAGGGGCTGAGGAGGACGTTGGGCTGGGCATGGGCTGCACCGAGGGGATCAGCCTTCTATTATAGCGGGCTGGCCCGGGTCGGCCCTGCCGCCCGGTCTGCACACACTGTTTCCCCGGAATTGCCATGGCCGACCATTTCACCCTCCGTCTCGTCGACAGCCACATGATCGCGCCCAGTGTGCGTCACCTCGTGTTCGAGCGCGCGGATGGGCTGCCCCTTGCCTTTGTGCCCGGGCAGTTCCTGCAAGTGCATTTCCACTATGCCGACGGCACGCCGACCAAGCGCAGCTATTCAGTGGCAACCGTCGGGGACGGCAAGGGGCCGGTGCAACAGGTCGAGATCGCGGTGAGTTATGTGGAAGGCGGTGCCGCCACGGAGCTGCTGGGCAACCTGGAGCAGGGCCAGACCGTCGAGGCATCGGGCCCGTACGGACGTTTCTGCCTGCAGGACGGCGATACCCATCCGCGTTACCTGCTCCTGGCCACCGGCACCGGCGTCACGCCGTACCGCGCGATGCTTCCGCTGATCCGCGACCTGCTGGCCCGTGGTGGCCGGGAAGTGGTGCTGCTATACGGCGCTCGCAGCGAGACCGAACTGCTTTATGGCGAGGAATTCGAGGCGTTTGCCCGCGAGAACCCGGGCTTCCGCTTCCATCCGGTCCTCAGCCGCAAGCTCCGCGACGAGCCGCGCGAAAACGACCGCAGC comes from Dyella terrae and encodes:
- a CDS encoding FAD-binding oxidoreductase, encoding MADHFTLRLVDSHMIAPSVRHLVFERADGLPLAFVPGQFLQVHFHYADGTPTKRSYSVATVGDGKGPVQQVEIAVSYVEGGAATELLGNLEQGQTVEASGPYGRFCLQDGDTHPRYLLLATGTGVTPYRAMLPLIRDLLARGGREVVLLYGARSETELLYGEEFEAFARENPGFRFHPVLSRKLRDEPRENDRSGHVQSVLAELAPSAERDIAYLCGNPNMVDAAFAALKDYGLPVPQIRREKYISSR